Proteins encoded together in one Planifilum fulgidum window:
- the folK gene encoding 2-amino-4-hydroxy-6-hydroxymethyldihydropteridine diphosphokinase, which produces MRQPVTAYLGLGSNLGDRLDHLRQGVELLQSHPAIRITRISSVYETAPVGPVEQPDFLNLVVAADTTLSPEELLSVAQEIERRLHRVRTIRWGPRTLDIDILLYGDRILHREELTIPHPRMEERAFVLIPLLEVAGNLRIPGSGATVRERIEKAPDRPGVRRTPYRITPANPVMG; this is translated from the coding sequence ATGAGGCAGCCGGTGACCGCCTACCTGGGGCTGGGCTCCAATCTGGGCGACCGGCTGGACCACCTGCGCCAGGGGGTGGAGCTGCTCCAGTCCCATCCGGCCATCCGCATCACCCGGATCTCCTCCGTCTATGAGACGGCCCCCGTCGGTCCGGTGGAGCAACCGGATTTTCTCAACCTGGTCGTCGCCGCCGACACCACCCTTTCTCCGGAGGAGCTTCTTTCGGTCGCCCAGGAGATCGAGAGGCGGCTTCACCGGGTGCGGACCATCCGCTGGGGACCCCGCACCCTGGACATCGACATCCTGCTGTACGGGGACCGGATTCTTCACAGGGAGGAATTGACCATTCCCCATCCCCGGATGGAGGAGCGGGCCTTCGTCCTGATTCCCCTCCTGGAAGTGGCGGGCAATCTGCGGATTCCCGGGAGCGGGGCGACGGTCCGGGAGCGGATCGAAAAGGCCCCGGACCGGCCGGGCGTGCGAAGGACCCCGTATCGCATCACTCCGGCAAATCCGGTGATGGGATGA